In one Microbacterium invictum genomic region, the following are encoded:
- the prfA gene encoding peptide chain release factor 1: MWESVRALIDEHAAVQHELSDPAVHADAARAKRVNRRYAELSRIVTAHEAVLAASEDLDAARDLAREDASFAEEVPSLEARLADAQEKLRRLLIPRDPDDARDVIMEIKAGEGGAESALFAADLLRMYLQYAAAKGWKTELLERTESDLGGYKDVQVAIKGSSSDPAQGVWAHLKYEGGVHRVQRVPATESQGRIHTSTTGVLVFPEVDEPEEVQIDPNELKIDVFRSSGPGGQSVNTTDSAVRITHLPTGIVVSMQNEKSQLQNREAGMRVLRARLLARQQEERDAAASDARKSQIRGMDRSERIRTYNFPENRIADHRTGYKAYNLDQVMDGALEPLIESCIAADEEERLAALGGEGDA; this comes from the coding sequence ATGTGGGAATCGGTGCGCGCACTGATCGACGAGCACGCCGCGGTGCAGCACGAGCTGTCCGACCCGGCGGTGCACGCCGACGCCGCGCGCGCCAAGCGCGTCAACCGGCGGTACGCGGAGCTCTCGCGCATCGTCACGGCGCACGAGGCCGTGCTCGCGGCATCCGAGGATCTGGACGCCGCGCGCGACCTCGCCCGGGAGGATGCGTCGTTCGCCGAGGAGGTGCCGTCCCTGGAGGCGCGGCTCGCCGATGCGCAGGAGAAACTGCGGCGGCTGCTGATCCCGCGGGATCCGGATGACGCCCGCGACGTGATCATGGAGATCAAGGCCGGCGAGGGCGGCGCCGAAAGCGCGCTGTTCGCCGCCGACCTGCTGCGCATGTACCTGCAGTACGCCGCGGCGAAGGGCTGGAAGACCGAGCTCCTCGAGCGCACCGAGTCCGACCTCGGCGGGTACAAGGACGTCCAGGTGGCGATCAAGGGATCCTCGTCCGACCCCGCGCAGGGCGTGTGGGCGCACCTGAAGTACGAGGGCGGCGTGCACCGCGTGCAGCGGGTCCCGGCGACGGAGTCGCAGGGGCGGATCCACACCTCGACCACCGGCGTGCTCGTCTTCCCCGAGGTCGACGAACCCGAAGAGGTGCAGATCGATCCCAACGAGCTGAAGATCGACGTCTTCCGCTCCTCAGGCCCCGGCGGCCAGTCGGTGAACACGACCGACTCGGCGGTGCGCATCACCCACCTCCCGACCGGGATCGTCGTGTCCATGCAGAACGAGAAGTCCCAGCTGCAGAACCGCGAGGCGGGCATGCGGGTGCTCCGGGCCCGGCTCCTGGCGCGTCAGCAGGAGGAACGCGATGCCGCGGCATCCGATGCCCGGAAGTCGCAGATCCGCGGCATGGATCGCTCCGAGCGCATCCGCACCTACAACTTCCCCGAGAACCGCATCGCCGACCATCGCACCGGCTACAAGGCCTACAACCTCGACCAGGTGATGGACGGGGCGCTCGAGCCGCTCATCGAATCGTGCATCGCCGCGGATGAGGAGGAGCGCCTCGCCGCCCTCGGCGGCGAGGGCGACGCCTGA
- the rho gene encoding transcription termination factor Rho yields MESISEVHTPDDTTDERADAPADAATDPNTTPDNPADAEAPTDADASAEGADAAAAAAPEESPAADPADAPAAEGAPAEDAAAEEAPAETAPRKRAPRRAKTEGVTATTRPKRTRATKASAAADAAAADAASAAEVEPAAAEPTADQPAADQPAADQPAEDQPAAGEAGASGSETAADIAASDETPSGATATPDAAPGGDGAAEPEAAAAAQSDDAPAAPESGDADSRDDSADETPSRGRSRNRSRNRNRGGQNGNAQEAGNGQGTQNQGAQNQGGNGRGAQNQNGGTPANAGPEASDDDTSSTGGRGRQRNKRRGQGPVDEFETEINEDDVLIPIAGILDVLDNYAFVRTTGYLPGPQDVYVSLGQVKKYNLRKGDAVVGSIKQPREGEQSSRQKYNALVKVDAVNGLSVDDAAERVEFGKLTPLYPQERLRLETAPEKLTQRIIDLVAPIGKGQRGLIVAPPKAGKTIVLQQIANAIATNNPEVHLMVVLVDERPEEVTDMQRTVRGEVIASTFDRPAEDHTTVAELAIERAKRLVELGRDVVVLLDSITRLGRAYNISAPTSGRVLTGGVDASALYPPKRFFGAARNIENGGSLTILATALVETGSKMDEVIFEEFKGTGNSELRLNRQLADKRIFPAVDVNASSTRREEMLMSADEVKITWKLRRALAGLDPQQALEVVLGKLKETGSNVEFLVQMQKSMPAPTQGGHGGHGGSHGHDNSIR; encoded by the coding sequence GTGGAGTCCATCTCCGAGGTCCACACCCCTGACGACACCACCGACGAGCGCGCAGACGCGCCCGCGGACGCCGCCACGGACCCGAACACCACCCCTGACAACCCGGCTGACGCCGAAGCTCCGACCGACGCCGACGCGTCGGCCGAGGGCGCGGATGCCGCCGCTGCGGCGGCTCCGGAGGAATCACCGGCCGCTGACCCCGCCGACGCACCGGCCGCTGAGGGCGCCCCCGCCGAGGACGCGGCTGCGGAGGAGGCTCCGGCGGAGACCGCGCCGCGCAAGCGCGCGCCCCGTCGAGCAAAGACCGAGGGCGTGACCGCGACCACCCGCCCCAAGCGCACCCGCGCCACCAAGGCCAGCGCGGCCGCCGACGCCGCCGCTGCGGACGCCGCATCCGCGGCCGAGGTCGAGCCCGCCGCAGCCGAGCCCACCGCTGACCAGCCGGCTGCCGACCAGCCTGCCGCCGACCAGCCCGCGGAAGACCAGCCCGCCGCCGGCGAGGCCGGAGCTTCGGGGTCCGAGACCGCCGCAGACATCGCGGCATCCGACGAGACCCCCTCCGGGGCCACCGCGACCCCTGACGCCGCCCCGGGCGGCGACGGTGCAGCGGAACCCGAGGCGGCTGCCGCCGCGCAGTCCGACGACGCGCCGGCCGCGCCCGAGAGCGGCGACGCCGACTCCCGCGACGACAGCGCCGACGAGACCCCGTCCCGCGGACGGAGCCGCAACCGCAGCCGCAACCGCAACCGCGGCGGCCAGAACGGCAACGCCCAGGAGGCCGGCAACGGCCAGGGCACCCAGAACCAGGGCGCTCAGAACCAGGGCGGAAACGGTCGTGGGGCGCAGAACCAGAACGGCGGCACCCCTGCCAACGCCGGCCCGGAGGCCTCCGACGACGACACCTCGTCGACGGGCGGTCGGGGACGCCAGCGCAACAAGCGCCGCGGTCAGGGCCCGGTCGACGAGTTCGAGACCGAGATCAACGAGGACGACGTCCTCATCCCGATCGCGGGCATCCTCGACGTGCTCGACAACTACGCGTTCGTCCGCACCACCGGGTACCTCCCCGGCCCGCAGGACGTCTACGTCTCGCTCGGCCAGGTGAAGAAGTACAACCTGCGCAAGGGCGACGCGGTCGTCGGCTCGATCAAGCAGCCGCGCGAGGGTGAGCAGTCCAGCCGCCAGAAGTACAACGCGCTGGTCAAGGTCGACGCCGTGAACGGTCTGTCGGTCGACGACGCCGCCGAGCGCGTCGAGTTCGGCAAGCTCACGCCGCTCTACCCCCAGGAGCGCCTGCGCCTGGAGACCGCGCCCGAGAAGCTGACGCAGCGCATCATCGACCTCGTCGCCCCGATCGGCAAGGGTCAGCGCGGCCTCATCGTCGCCCCGCCCAAGGCCGGCAAGACGATCGTGCTGCAGCAGATCGCCAACGCCATCGCGACCAACAACCCCGAGGTGCACCTGATGGTCGTGCTCGTCGACGAGCGCCCCGAAGAGGTCACCGACATGCAGCGGACGGTTCGCGGCGAGGTCATCGCCTCGACCTTCGACCGCCCCGCCGAGGACCACACCACGGTCGCCGAGCTCGCCATCGAGCGTGCGAAGCGCCTGGTGGAGCTCGGTCGCGATGTCGTCGTGCTGCTCGACTCGATCACGCGCCTCGGCCGTGCCTACAACATCTCGGCGCCCACCTCGGGTCGCGTGCTCACCGGCGGGGTCGACGCCTCGGCGCTGTACCCGCCCAAGCGCTTCTTCGGCGCGGCACGCAACATCGAGAACGGCGGTTCGCTCACGATCCTCGCCACGGCGCTGGTCGAGACCGGCTCGAAGATGGACGAGGTGATCTTCGAGGAGTTCAAGGGCACCGGCAACAGCGAGCTGCGTCTGAACCGCCAGCTCGCCGACAAGCGCATCTTCCCCGCCGTCGACGTCAACGCCTCGTCGACGCGTCGGGAGGAGATGCTGATGTCGGCGGACGAGGTCAAGATCACCTGGAAGCTCCGCCGCGCCCTCGCGGGCCTGGACCCCCAGCAGGCGCTGGAGGTCGTGCTCGGCAAGCTCAAGGAGACGGGCTCGAACGTGGAGTTCCTCGTCCAGATGCAGAAGTCGATGCCGGCTCCCACCCAGGGCGGTCACGGCGGCCACGGCGGCAGCCACGGTCACGACAACAGCATCCGCTGA
- the thrB gene encoding homoserine kinase: protein MSAVPVGREVVVRVPATSANLGPGFDTLGLALSVYDELTVTALDPGHLEIDVEGQGSDGVPRDASHLVVQAVRYAFDAVGREMPGLRLRAVNVIPHGRGLGSSGAAVVSGLLAAKGLLAGDVDLDDDTLLRLATEMEGHPDNVAPALFGGLTIAWVDHGRPQHKKLLVHRGVAPLVFVPEFTMSTSVARSLQPLQVPREDAVFNVSRSALLIAALTQSPELLLAATEDKLHQNYRAQAMPDTDRLVRALRAVGFAAVVSGAGPSVLVLADGPGRRLEAVAVAERATDTPWEALMLAVDVKGGTVREYAEGST, encoded by the coding sequence GTGAGCGCGGTGCCCGTGGGGCGAGAAGTCGTCGTGCGGGTGCCGGCGACGAGCGCGAACCTCGGCCCCGGCTTCGACACGCTCGGCCTGGCCCTCAGCGTCTACGACGAGCTCACCGTCACCGCCCTCGACCCGGGGCACCTCGAGATCGACGTCGAGGGCCAGGGGTCGGACGGTGTCCCGCGCGACGCCTCGCACCTGGTGGTGCAAGCCGTCCGTTATGCGTTCGACGCGGTCGGACGCGAGATGCCGGGGCTGCGGCTGCGCGCCGTCAACGTCATCCCGCACGGTCGGGGCCTCGGGTCCTCGGGCGCGGCCGTCGTCTCGGGCCTCCTCGCCGCGAAGGGTCTGCTCGCCGGCGACGTCGATCTCGACGACGACACCCTGCTGCGACTGGCCACCGAGATGGAGGGCCACCCCGACAACGTCGCGCCCGCCCTCTTCGGGGGACTCACGATCGCCTGGGTCGACCACGGGCGGCCGCAGCACAAGAAGCTGCTCGTGCACCGCGGTGTCGCGCCGCTGGTGTTCGTCCCCGAGTTCACGATGTCCACCTCGGTCGCGCGGAGCCTGCAGCCCCTTCAGGTGCCCCGCGAGGATGCCGTCTTCAACGTGTCGCGATCGGCGCTGCTGATCGCCGCGCTCACCCAGAGCCCCGAGCTGCTGCTCGCCGCGACCGAGGACAAGCTGCACCAGAACTACCGTGCGCAGGCCATGCCCGACACCGACAGGCTGGTGCGGGCGCTGCGCGCCGTCGGGTTCGCCGCGGTCGTCTCCGGCGCCGGGCCCAGTGTCCTCGTGCTCGCCGACGGACCCGGTCGGCGCCTCGAAGCGGTGGCCGTCGCCGAGCGCGCCACCGACACCCCGTGGGAGGCGCTCATGCTGGCCGTGGACGTCAAGGGTGGTACAGTGAGGGAGTACGCGGAGGGTTCCACGTGA
- the thrC gene encoding threonine synthase: protein MAHVWRGVLREYADRLGVTDDSTVVTLGEGGTPLLPAPALSRRTGADVWVKYEGMNPTGSFKDRGMTVALSRAVEHGAKAVICASTGNTSASAAAYAAHAGITAAVLVPEGKIAMGKLSQAVAHQGRLIQIRGNFDDCLEIARELADNYPVHLVNSVNPDRIEGQKTAAYEVVEVLGDAPDFHFIPVGNAGNYTAYSRGYREEVERGASTRLPRMFGFQAAGSAPLVSGAVVRHPETIASAIRIGNPASWQFALEEREATDGYFGAIDDERILAAQKLLSGEVGIFVEPASAISVAGLLDRAEAGVIPAGSRVVLTVTGHGLKDPQWALRNADGSEVQPTVVDAATTEVASVLELAPVAAPA, encoded by the coding sequence ATGGCGCACGTCTGGCGGGGAGTCCTCCGCGAATACGCCGACCGACTCGGAGTGACCGACGACTCCACCGTGGTCACGCTGGGGGAGGGCGGCACGCCCCTCCTTCCGGCACCGGCGCTGTCCCGGCGCACCGGCGCCGACGTCTGGGTGAAGTACGAGGGGATGAACCCCACCGGATCGTTCAAGGACCGCGGCATGACGGTTGCGCTCTCGCGCGCCGTCGAGCACGGCGCGAAGGCGGTCATCTGCGCGTCCACGGGCAACACCTCCGCCTCGGCGGCGGCCTACGCCGCGCACGCCGGCATCACCGCCGCCGTGCTGGTGCCCGAGGGCAAGATCGCCATGGGCAAGCTCAGCCAGGCGGTCGCCCACCAGGGCCGCCTCATCCAGATCCGCGGCAACTTCGACGACTGCCTCGAGATCGCGCGCGAGCTCGCCGACAACTACCCCGTGCACCTGGTCAACTCCGTCAACCCCGACCGGATCGAAGGCCAGAAGACCGCGGCCTACGAGGTCGTCGAGGTCCTCGGCGACGCGCCGGACTTCCACTTCATCCCCGTCGGGAACGCCGGCAACTACACCGCCTACTCACGCGGTTACCGCGAAGAGGTCGAGCGGGGTGCCTCGACGCGCCTGCCTCGCATGTTCGGGTTCCAGGCGGCCGGCAGCGCACCGCTCGTCAGCGGCGCCGTCGTGCGTCACCCCGAGACGATCGCCAGCGCGATCCGGATCGGCAACCCCGCCTCGTGGCAGTTCGCCCTCGAGGAGCGCGAGGCCACGGACGGTTACTTCGGCGCCATCGACGACGAGCGGATCCTCGCCGCGCAGAAGCTGCTGTCGGGCGAGGTCGGCATCTTCGTCGAGCCCGCCTCGGCGATCAGCGTCGCGGGGCTCCTCGACCGCGCCGAGGCCGGGGTCATTCCCGCCGGCTCGCGCGTGGTGCTCACCGTGACCGGTCACGGGCTGAAGGATCCGCAGTGGGCGCTGCGCAACGCCGACGGCTCGGAGGTGCAGCCGACGGTGGTCGACGCCGCGACCACCGAGGTCGCCTCGGTGCTCGAGCTCGCGCCCGTCGCGGCACCGGCGTGA
- a CDS encoding homoserine dehydrogenase, giving the protein MPDYRRLRVALLGAGAVGSQVAALLRLHSAELADRAGASLELAGIAVRKLDAPRETDLPKELFTTDAESLIVGADIVIELMGGIEPARTYLLQAINSGADVVTANKALLATHGPEIFDAADQVGAQVYYEAAAAGAIPIIRPLRDSLAGDRVQRIMGIVNGTTNYILDRMDTEGAEFADVLADAQRLGYAEADPTADVEGYDAAQKAAILASLAFHTSVPLESVHREGITGIDKAMMDAARHAGLVIKLLAVCERLRDADDSESISVRVYPALIDRTHPLASVHGANNAVFVQAEAAGNLMFYGAGAGGVQTASAVLGDVVSAARRHIAGGVGVGESTRANLAIVPIGRVTTRYQITLEVDDEPGVLATVAGILSEGRVSIATVEQTVAGEPVPGGGTAPQTPENTARLVIGTHKAKEQDLSETVARLAGSGVVERVVSVLRVEGE; this is encoded by the coding sequence ATGCCTGATTACCGTCGCCTGCGCGTCGCGCTCCTGGGAGCCGGCGCCGTCGGCTCGCAGGTCGCCGCGCTGCTGCGCCTGCACAGCGCCGAGCTCGCCGATCGTGCCGGCGCGAGCCTCGAGCTCGCCGGCATCGCGGTGCGCAAGCTCGACGCCCCGCGCGAGACCGACCTGCCCAAGGAGCTGTTCACCACCGACGCCGAGAGCCTCATCGTCGGCGCCGACATCGTGATCGAGCTCATGGGCGGTATCGAGCCGGCGCGCACCTACCTGCTCCAGGCGATCAACTCCGGCGCCGACGTCGTCACCGCCAACAAGGCGCTGCTCGCCACCCACGGCCCTGAGATCTTCGACGCCGCCGATCAGGTCGGCGCGCAGGTGTACTACGAGGCCGCGGCGGCGGGTGCGATCCCGATCATCCGTCCGCTGCGCGATTCGCTCGCCGGCGACCGCGTGCAGCGCATCATGGGCATCGTCAACGGAACGACCAACTACATCCTCGACCGCATGGACACCGAGGGCGCGGAGTTCGCCGATGTGCTCGCCGACGCCCAGCGCCTCGGGTACGCGGAGGCCGATCCGACGGCGGACGTCGAGGGCTACGACGCGGCGCAGAAGGCGGCGATCCTGGCGAGCCTGGCCTTCCACACCTCGGTGCCGCTGGAATCGGTGCATCGCGAGGGCATCACCGGCATCGACAAGGCGATGATGGATGCCGCGCGGCACGCCGGGCTCGTGATCAAGCTGCTCGCCGTCTGCGAGCGCCTGCGCGATGCCGACGACTCCGAGTCGATCTCGGTGCGGGTCTACCCCGCTCTCATCGATCGCACGCACCCCCTGGCGAGCGTCCACGGGGCCAACAACGCCGTGTTCGTGCAGGCCGAGGCCGCGGGGAACCTCATGTTCTACGGCGCCGGTGCCGGTGGTGTGCAGACCGCCTCGGCCGTCCTCGGCGATGTCGTCTCGGCCGCCCGGCGTCACATCGCCGGCGGTGTCGGGGTGGGGGAGTCCACCCGCGCGAACCTCGCCATCGTGCCCATCGGCCGGGTCACCACGCGCTACCAGATCACCCTCGAGGTCGACGACGAGCCGGGGGTGCTCGCCACGGTGGCGGGCATCCTGTCCGAGGGCCGGGTCTCGATCGCGACCGTCGAGCAGACCGTGGCCGGCGAGCCGGTCCCCGGCGGCGGCACGGCGCCGCAGACCCCTGAGAACACCGCGCGCCTGGTCATCGGCACGCACAAAGCCAAGGAGCAGGACCTCAGCGAGACCGTGGCACGATTGGCCGGCAGCGGCGTCGTCGAACGGGTCGTCTCGGTGCTGCGAGTGGAAGGAGAGTGA
- the lysA gene encoding diaminopimelate decarboxylase, whose protein sequence is MSAAPSPGSPPSRDVPADPNALAAAVWPERAHRDGAGELMLGGVRAGDLAARFGTPLYVMDETEVREHAQRVRDAFERAAAAHGTTVRVYYAGKAFLSTEIVRWVTSEGLGVDVASGGELAIAIAGGADAAAVGFHGNNKSVAELERAIDLGVGSIVVDSPVEIERLAALTSRADAPRTDPQTVFVRVNSGVHAETHSFLATAHEDQKFGFALHDAPAAVARIREIPGLRFGGLHSHIGSQIFGVAGFREAASRLIDLHASLLDGGDAPALNLGGGFGIAYTEADEPTDIADLAAAIVGAVAEECAARGIPVPRLAFEPGRSIVGQAGVTLYEVGTVKPVHLESGVDRLYVSVDGGMSDNARTALYGAQYSARIASRTSSADPALSRVVGKHCEAGDIVVDLEYLPGDVAPGDLLAVPATGAYCYSLASNYNAVPRPPVVAVRDGEARLIVRGESVDDLLARDVGAAWRPSDASTKGPHA, encoded by the coding sequence GTGTCCGCCGCCCCATCGCCCGGCTCGCCTCCGTCCCGCGACGTGCCCGCCGACCCGAACGCCCTCGCCGCCGCCGTGTGGCCCGAGCGCGCACATCGCGACGGCGCCGGGGAACTGATGCTGGGCGGGGTCAGGGCCGGCGACCTCGCCGCCCGATTCGGCACGCCGCTGTACGTGATGGACGAGACCGAGGTGCGCGAGCATGCTCAGCGGGTCCGTGACGCCTTCGAGCGCGCCGCCGCCGCGCACGGCACGACGGTGCGGGTGTACTACGCGGGCAAGGCGTTCCTGTCCACCGAGATCGTGCGGTGGGTGACGTCCGAGGGACTGGGCGTCGACGTCGCCAGCGGCGGGGAACTCGCCATCGCGATCGCGGGGGGAGCGGATGCTGCGGCCGTGGGTTTCCACGGCAACAACAAGAGCGTCGCCGAGCTCGAGCGAGCGATCGACCTGGGTGTCGGCTCCATCGTCGTCGACAGCCCCGTCGAGATCGAGCGACTGGCCGCCCTTACATCGCGCGCCGACGCGCCGCGCACCGACCCTCAGACCGTCTTCGTCCGCGTCAACAGCGGCGTGCACGCCGAGACCCATTCGTTCCTCGCCACCGCCCACGAGGACCAGAAATTCGGCTTCGCCCTGCACGACGCTCCGGCCGCGGTCGCGCGGATCCGCGAGATCCCCGGCCTTCGATTCGGCGGACTGCACTCGCACATCGGGTCGCAGATCTTCGGCGTCGCCGGCTTCCGAGAGGCCGCCTCGCGGCTGATCGACCTCCACGCGTCCCTCCTCGACGGCGGTGACGCGCCGGCGCTCAACCTCGGCGGCGGATTCGGGATCGCCTACACCGAGGCCGACGAACCGACGGACATCGCCGACCTCGCCGCCGCCATCGTGGGTGCCGTCGCCGAGGAGTGCGCCGCCCGTGGCATCCCCGTTCCCCGCCTGGCGTTCGAGCCCGGGCGCTCGATCGTGGGCCAAGCGGGGGTCACCCTGTACGAAGTGGGCACCGTCAAACCCGTGCACCTCGAATCGGGTGTCGACCGGCTCTACGTCAGCGTCGACGGCGGGATGAGCGACAACGCCCGCACCGCGCTCTACGGCGCGCAGTATTCCGCGCGCATCGCCTCGCGCACGAGCAGCGCAGACCCGGCGCTCAGCCGGGTGGTGGGCAAGCACTGCGAGGCCGGCGACATCGTGGTCGACCTCGAGTACCTGCCGGGCGATGTGGCCCCGGGCGACCTGCTCGCCGTCCCGGCGACCGGCGCTTACTGCTACTCGCTGGCCAGCAACTACAACGCCGTACCCCGGCCCCCGGTCGTCGCCGTGCGCGACGGCGAGGCCCGGCTCATCGTCCGCGGCGAGAGCGTGGACGACCTCCTCGCCCGAGACGTCGGCGCCGCCTGGCGGCCGTCCGACGCGTCAACGAAGGGACCCCATGCCTGA
- a CDS encoding LmeA family phospholipid-binding protein translates to MTTGDTQPTRPLPEWAIATAPPARRRRRVWPWLLAVLVVAGLAVVAWFVGEAVARDLVIRTVREQVITTLALPADQRIDVEVDGAVLPQLIRGSLDDLTISSDDVTIGQLTGDVSVNVQGVPIRGDADLAAGSGSVTLDAAQLQSLLGSLEGFPEGAEVALDAPDVHLSTSFPVFGVEVPVTVAVVPSAVEGDLALTPSAVSVAGAELTADGVRDQFGGLADGVLQTWTVCIAGDVPAGITLTDLVVDGDRLTGSFEVDPAIVRDVALQENGTCA, encoded by the coding sequence GTGACCACGGGCGACACCCAGCCGACCCGGCCGCTCCCCGAGTGGGCGATCGCCACCGCGCCGCCCGCGCGCCGCCGGCGACGGGTGTGGCCGTGGCTGCTGGCGGTCCTCGTCGTCGCAGGTCTCGCGGTGGTCGCGTGGTTCGTGGGCGAGGCCGTCGCGCGAGACCTCGTCATCCGCACCGTCCGCGAGCAGGTGATCACCACCCTCGCCCTTCCGGCCGATCAGCGGATCGACGTCGAGGTCGACGGGGCCGTCCTGCCTCAACTCATCCGCGGCAGCCTCGACGACCTGACGATCTCGTCCGACGACGTCACGATCGGCCAGCTGACCGGCGACGTCTCCGTGAACGTGCAGGGCGTGCCGATCCGGGGGGATGCCGACCTCGCAGCGGGGTCCGGATCGGTCACCCTCGACGCCGCGCAGCTGCAGTCCCTCCTCGGCAGCCTCGAGGGCTTCCCCGAGGGCGCCGAGGTGGCGCTCGATGCGCCGGACGTGCACCTGTCGACGTCCTTCCCGGTGTTCGGCGTCGAGGTGCCGGTGACGGTCGCCGTCGTCCCGTCCGCGGTGGAGGGCGACCTCGCCCTCACCCCCTCGGCGGTGTCGGTCGCGGGGGCGGAGCTCACCGCCGACGGCGTGCGCGACCAGTTCGGCGGGCTCGCCGACGGAGTGCTCCAGACGTGGACGGTGTGCATCGCCGGCGACGTCCCCGCTGGGATCACCCTGACCGACCTCGTCGTCGACGGCGACCGGCTGACCGGATCGTTCGAGGTCGACCCGGCCATCGTGCGCGACGTCGCCCTGCAGGAGAACGGCACGTGCGCGTGA
- the argS gene encoding arginine--tRNA ligase, whose amino-acid sequence MNPDTLSAALLDVIAPLAEARRPGASEGLTAADLVLERPKNRDHGDWASNAALKLSKAVGVNPREFAGEIAERLRAVDGVAEVEVAGPGFINIRLDAAAAGALAKQIVDAGEAYGTGDALAAEVINLEFVSANPTGPIHLGGTRWAAVGDALARLLSSQGAQVTREYYFNDHGAQIDRFARSLVAAHEGRPTPEDGYGGAYIGDIARRVALAYEGDIDALDAEAKQEAFRELGVSFMFDEIKASLHEFGVDFDVYFHENDLHDSGAVERAVARLRELGHIYEADGATWLETTRFGDDKDRVVIKSDGQPAYISGDLAYYLDKRERGFTQCIIMLGADHHGYVRRMMAMCAAFGDTPGVNLQILIGQLVNLVKDGQPVRMSKRAGTVVTMEDLVEIVGTDAARYALTRSSADSNLDVDLDVLQKRTNDNPVFYVQYAHARTHNVARNAADSGVDRSQFAPELLTHETESALLGALQEFPRVVAFAAEVREPHRVARYLEELAGLYHRWYDNCRVIPLGDQPVEAVHRTRLWLNDATGQVLRNGLTLLGVSAPERM is encoded by the coding sequence ATGAATCCCGACACGCTCTCCGCCGCCCTGCTCGACGTCATCGCCCCGCTCGCCGAGGCCCGACGTCCGGGGGCGAGCGAAGGGCTGACGGCGGCCGACCTGGTGCTGGAGCGGCCGAAGAACCGCGACCACGGCGACTGGGCCTCCAACGCCGCGCTCAAGCTGTCGAAGGCGGTCGGGGTCAACCCGCGCGAGTTCGCCGGTGAGATCGCCGAGCGCCTGCGCGCCGTCGACGGCGTCGCCGAGGTGGAGGTGGCAGGGCCCGGTTTCATCAACATCCGACTGGATGCCGCTGCCGCCGGCGCCCTGGCCAAGCAGATCGTCGACGCGGGGGAGGCCTACGGCACCGGCGACGCGCTGGCCGCCGAGGTGATCAATCTCGAGTTCGTCTCTGCCAACCCGACCGGCCCGATCCATCTGGGCGGCACCCGGTGGGCGGCGGTCGGCGACGCGCTGGCGCGTCTGCTGTCGTCGCAGGGGGCCCAGGTGACGCGGGAGTACTACTTCAACGACCACGGCGCGCAGATCGACCGATTCGCCCGCAGCCTGGTCGCCGCGCACGAAGGGCGGCCGACTCCCGAGGACGGCTACGGCGGAGCGTACATCGGCGACATCGCCCGTCGCGTCGCTCTCGCCTACGAAGGTGACATCGATGCCCTCGACGCCGAGGCGAAGCAAGAGGCGTTCCGCGAACTCGGCGTCTCGTTCATGTTCGATGAGATCAAGGCCAGCCTCCACGAGTTCGGTGTCGACTTCGACGTCTACTTCCACGAGAACGACCTCCACGACTCGGGCGCCGTCGAGCGCGCCGTCGCCCGGCTTCGCGAGCTCGGCCACATCTACGAGGCCGACGGTGCGACGTGGCTGGAGACCACCCGGTTCGGGGACGACAAAGACCGTGTCGTGATCAAGTCCGATGGGCAGCCGGCGTACATCTCCGGCGATCTCGCCTACTACCTCGACAAGCGCGAGCGCGGCTTCACCCAGTGCATCATCATGCTCGGCGCCGACCACCACGGTTACGTGCGGCGGATGATGGCGATGTGCGCCGCATTCGGTGATACGCCCGGCGTGAACCTGCAGATCCTCATCGGCCAGCTGGTCAATCTCGTGAAAGACGGTCAGCCCGTCCGCATGTCCAAGCGGGCCGGCACGGTCGTGACCATGGAGGATCTCGTCGAGATCGTGGGCACGGACGCGGCGCGGTACGCCCTCACGCGGAGCTCGGCCGACTCCAATCTCGACGTCGACCTCGACGTCCTGCAGAAGCGCACAAACGACAACCCCGTCTTCTACGTGCAGTACGCCCACGCCCGCACGCACAACGTCGCACGGAACGCCGCGGACTCGGGCGTCGACCGATCTCAGTTCGCTCCCGAACTCCTGACCCACGAGACCGAATCGGCGCTGCTGGGTGCCCTGCAGGAGTTCCCCCGGGTCGTCGCGTTCGCCGCCGAGGTGCGCGAGCCGCACCGGGTCGCCCGCTACCTCGAAGAGCTCGCGGGGCTCTACCACCGCTGGTACGACAACTGCCGCGTCATCCCGCTGGGCGACCAGCCCGTCGAGGCGGTGCACCGCACCCGGCTGTGGCTCAACGACGCAACCGGCCAGGTGCTCCGGAACGGCCTGACTCTGCTGGGCGTCTCGGCGCCCGAGCGGATGTAG